From one Pan troglodytes isolate AG18354 chromosome 13, NHGRI_mPanTro3-v2.0_pri, whole genome shotgun sequence genomic stretch:
- the LOC746306 gene encoding heterogeneous nuclear ribonucleoprotein A1-like — protein sequence MSKSESPKEPEQLRKLFIGGLSFETTDESLRSHFEQRGTLTDCVVMRDPNTKCSTGFGFVTYATVKEVEAAMNARPHKVDGRVVEPKRAVSREDSQRPGAHLTVKKTFVGGIKEDTEEHHLRDYFEQYGKTEVIEIMTDRGSGKKRGFAFVTFDDHDSVDKTVIQKYHTVNGHNCEVRKALSKQEMTSASSSQRGRSGSGNFGGGCGGGFSGNDNFGHGRNFSGRGGFGGSRGGGGYDGSGDGYNGFGNDGSHFGGGGSYNDFGNYNNQSSNFGPVKGGNFGGRSSGPYGGGGQYFAKPRNQGGYGGSSSSSSYGSGRRF from the coding sequence ATGTCTAAGTCAGAGTCTCCTAAAGAGCCCGAACAGCTGAGGAAGCTCTTCATTGGAGGGTTGAGCTTTGAAACAACCGATGAGAGCCTGAGGAGCCATTTTGAGCAACGGGGAACGCTCACAGACTGTGTGGTAATGAGAGATCCAAACACCAAGTGCTCCACgggctttgggtttgtcacatatgccACTGtgaaggaggtggaggcagcTATGAATGCAAGGCCACACAAGGTGGATGGAAGAGTCGTGGAACCAAAGAGAGCTGTCTCGAGAGAAGATTCTCAAAGACCAGGTGCCCACTTAACTGTGAAAAAGACATTTGTTGGTGGCATtaaagaagacactgaagaacatcaccTAAGAGATTATTTTGAACAGTATGGAAAAACTGAAGTGATTGAAATCATGACTGACCGAGGCAGTGGCAAGAAAAGGGGCTTTGCCTTTGTAACCTTTGACGACCATGACTCCGTGGATAAGACTGTCATTCAGAAATACCACACCGTGAATGGCCACAACTGTGAAGTTAGAAAAGCCCTGTCAAAGCAAGAGATGACTAGTGCTTCATCTAGCCAAAGAGGTCGAAGTGGTTCTGGAAACtttggtggtggttgtggagGTGGTTTCAGTGGGAATGACAACTTTGGTCATGGAAGAAACTTCAGTGGTCGTGGTGGCTTTGGTGGCAGCCGTGGTGGTGGTGGATATGATGGCAGTGGGGATGGCTATAATGGATTTGGTAATGATGGAAGCCATTTTGGAGGTGGTGGAAGCTACAATGATTTTGGCAATTACAACAATCAGTCTTCAAATTTTGGACCCGTGAAGGGAGGAAATTTTGGAGGCAGAAGCTCTGGCCCCTATGGCGGTGGAGGCCAATACTTTGCAAAACCACGAAACCAAGGTGGCTATGGCGGTTCCAGCAGTAGCAGTAGCTATGGCAGTGGCAGAAGattttaa
- the NDUFB3 gene encoding NADH dehydrogenase [ubiquinone] 1 beta subcomplex subunit 3 isoform X1, giving the protein MAHEHGHEHGHHKMELPDYRQWKIEGTPLETIQKKLAAKGLRDPWGRNEAWRYMGGFAKSVSFSDVFFKGFKWGFAAFVVAVGAEYYLESLNKDKKHH; this is encoded by the exons ATGGCCCATGAACATGGACATGAGCATGGACATCATAAAATGGAACTTCCAGATTATAGACAATGGAAGATAGAAGGGACACCATTAGAAACTATCCAGAAGAAGCTGGCTGCAAAAGGGCTAAGGGATCCATGGGGCCG caatgAAGCTTGGAGATACATGGGTGGCTTTGCAAAGAGTGTTTCCTTTTCTGATGTATTCTTTAAAGGATTCAAATGGGGATTTGCTGCATTTGTGGTAGCTGTAGGAGCTGAATATTACCTGGAGTCCCTGAATAAAGATAAGAAGCATCACTGA